A region from the Anoplolepis gracilipes chromosome 2, ASM4749672v1, whole genome shotgun sequence genome encodes:
- the Cad96ca gene encoding tyrosine kinase receptor Cad96Ca codes for MSVWLPVVAVTLCLWMSAGSQFSDNTPPIMWLDRNWVLPDNEPVGSIVTRVRAEDNEQDTLTYGLEPLGYNYNGDNSPQPPLPFFIDNSTGTVFLNETLKGRGGQNLLLYVTVSDGQLTAKTEVYVNIKNASAPNQGKTRKPFPNQHGSGGLIRPHYLGLPNLPNFASPLPPLSPKQYHPETTKLELEKTRSKENDNNVNGSTVGNTVTEENVQVNEVESPALSSKIAPSTAPPSQDMAMTLVPVVAGCALVVGLGMGAWSLKNRFCGSRKSKADTKEQASVSVSNLSDDPSLILKRWRGPKARSNRYQPWEKESQAGIQSKHEDKWEFPRHRLKVFNILGEGCFGQVWKCEALDIDGKAGATIVAVKTLKENATERERLDLAQELRVMKNLDPHPNVVRLLGCCTEREPMFVILEYVSGGKLQSFLRASREERNHGGAGLTSRDLTGFVYQIAKGMEYLASKGIIHRDLAARNILIDENRACKVADFGFARDVAANQIYERKSEGRLPIRWMAPESLYDNIFSVKSDIWSFGVLIWEIVTLGSTPYPGLAAAEVMRRIKEGYRLDRPEHCKRELYNIMYYCWDKDPACRPSFAELVSLTEGLLLDETDYIELDRFPDHSYYNVLNLSGEKL; via the exons GGAGTCAATTCAGCGATAATACACCGCCCATTATGTGGCTGGATCGGAACTGGGTGCTTCCGGATAACGAACCTGTAGGAAGCATCGTGACCAGGGTTCGCGCCGAAGACAACGAGCAGGACACGTTAACCTACGGTCTGGAACCACTTGGATACAATTACAATGGGGACAACAGTCCACAGCCGCCATTGCCGTTCTTCATCGACAACAGCACCGGTACTGTCTTTCTCAACGAGACTCTCAAAGGAAGA gGAGGTCAAAACCTGCTCCTGTACGTGACTGTTTCCGATGGTCAGCTCACGGCGAAGACCGAGGTTTACGTCAACATCAAGAACGCATCGGCACCAAATCAGGGAAAGACAAG gaaACCATTTCCAAATCAGCATGGTTCCGGTGGCCTGATACGACCGCATTACCTCGGTTTACCAAATCTGCCAAACTTCGCCTCACCCTTGCCCCCCTTGTCGCCGAAGCAGTATCATCCTGAAACCACGAAACTCGAATTGGAAAAGACGAGATCCAAAGAGAACGACAACAATGTTAATGGCAGTACTGTTGGCAATACTGTCACAGAGGAGAACGTCCAGGTAAACGAGGTGGAGAGTCCTGCATTGAGTTCGAAGATCGCACCTTCCACCGCGCCACCCTCTCAGGACATGGCGATGACTCTGGTACCGGTGGTAGCCGGATGCGCCCTTGTCGTGGGTCTTGGCATGGGCGCCTGGTCGTTGAAGAACAGATTTTGTGGCAGCCGAAAGTCCAAGGCGGACACG AAAGAACAGGCGTCGGTCAGCGTCTCTAATCTATCGGACGATCCTTCTCTTATTCTGAAAAGGTGGCGAGGTCCAAAGGCTCGCAGTAATCGTTATCAGCCGTGGGAGAAAGAGTCTCAAGCAGGCATTCAGAGCAAACACGAAGATAAGTGGGAGTTTCCCAGGCATAGATTGAAG GTCTTCAACATCCTTGGCGAGGGTTGCTTCGGCCAAGTGTGGAAATGCGAGGCTCTGGACATTGACGGCAAGGCCGGCGCTACGATTGTAGCGGTGAAGACTCTGAAAGAGAATGCTACCGAACGGGAGCGGTTAGACCTTGCGCAGGAATTACGAGTCATGAAGAACTTAGATCCTCATCCTAACGTGGTGCGGCTTCTGGGATGCTGCACCGAGCGCGAACCCATGTTCGTCATCTTGGAGTACGTAAGTGGCGGCAAATTGCAGAGTTTCCTCAGAGCCTCCAGAGAAGAGAGGAATCACGGAGGCGCAGGATTGACTTCCAGAGATCTTACTGGATTTGTATATCAG atCGCCAAAGGTATGGAGTACCTAGCGTCAAAAGGCATCATTCACAGGGACTTGGCCGCCAGGAACATCCTCATCGACGAGAATCGCGCGTGCAAAGTGGCGGACTTTGGTTTCGCCAGGGACGTGGCGGCTAATCAGATCTACGAGAGAAAATCTGAAGGTAGACTCCCGATCAGGTGGATGGCACCCGAGAGTCTGTATGACAATATATTCTCTGTCAAGTCAGATATCTGGAGTTTTGGCGTATTAATCTGGGAAATTGTAACTTTGGGATCGACACCGTATCCCGGATTAGCCGCCGCAGAA gtAATGCGAAGGATTAAAGAGGGTTACAGATTAGACAGGCCTGAACACTGTAAAAGAGAgctctataatattatgtattattgttgGGACAAGGATCCAGCGTGCAGACCATCCTTTGCTGAACTTGTTAGTCTGACCGAAGGTCTTTTGCTCGACGAAACGGACTATATCGAGCTGGATAGGTTTCCAGATCATTCTTATTACAATGTACTTAATCTCAGCGGCGAAAAATTATGA